One Halobaculum sp. CBA1158 DNA segment encodes these proteins:
- a CDS encoding cytochrome b N-terminal domain-containing protein, which yields MPSEPIDDPTDALEPALLIVVAAVALGDLAVAAHVIPAGVAETTRVALAVGALVAATLGIAVAVATCRPAAVALATLGVPVAGLYAYTGLLLPWTRLSFSLGQIGVEATLSIPALGPALATALFGGFTLSQATLERAFVIHYGLVAVAGAALLARAVVLVRRRDAIDPA from the coding sequence GTGCCCTCCGAGCCGATCGACGACCCGACCGACGCGCTCGAACCGGCGCTGTTGATCGTCGTGGCCGCCGTCGCCCTCGGCGACCTCGCAGTCGCCGCGCACGTGATCCCGGCGGGCGTCGCGGAGACGACCCGCGTCGCGCTCGCGGTCGGTGCGCTCGTCGCCGCGACCCTCGGGATCGCCGTCGCGGTCGCGACCTGTCGTCCCGCCGCCGTCGCCCTCGCGACGCTGGGCGTACCAGTCGCGGGGCTGTACGCCTACACGGGACTGTTGCTTCCGTGGACGCGACTGTCGTTCTCCCTCGGACAGATCGGCGTGGAGGCGACCCTGTCGATACCGGCGCTCGGACCCGCGCTCGCGACCGCTCTGTTCGGTGGGTTCACGCTCTCACAGGCGACGCTGGAGCGCGCGTTCGTGATACACTACGGCCTGGTCGCCGTCGCCGGAGCCGCCCTCCTCGCGCGCGCCGTGGTGCTAGTCCGGCGGCGCGACGCGATCGATCCGGCGTGA
- a CDS encoding dipeptide epimerase, producing MTAPSSSLTTSFERVSLPLEHDFTISRGTTVAAENVIVRIADEGGMVGVGAAAPSAHYGETADTVAAVLPDLLAAVETVGDPHAIAAIEARMESVVSDNPAARCAVSIALHDLAAKRLGVPLYRLWGLNPADAPTSSFTIGIDDTATMREKTREAVDAGYSTLKLKLGTDRDREVVEAVCEEASDATLRVDANEAWTPRETARKSEWLADLGVEFIEQPLPASDPAGLKDAHERSVLPIAADESCVTLSDIPRIADRCDIANLKLMKCGGLLEAKRMIHAARAHGLEVMLGCMVESNAAIAAGCHLGPLLDYADLDGSLLLAEDADPFEGVAMPEGRIELGAVERNGTGAVERSE from the coding sequence ATGACGGCCCCGTCGTCGTCTCTCACCACCTCCTTCGAGCGCGTCTCCCTGCCGCTGGAACACGACTTCACCATCTCGCGGGGCACCACCGTCGCCGCCGAGAACGTGATCGTCCGGATCGCCGACGAGGGCGGCATGGTCGGCGTCGGCGCGGCCGCGCCCTCGGCCCACTACGGCGAGACCGCCGACACCGTCGCGGCGGTGCTGCCGGACCTGCTCGCGGCGGTCGAGACCGTCGGCGACCCGCACGCGATCGCGGCGATCGAAGCGCGCATGGAGTCGGTCGTCTCCGACAACCCCGCGGCCCGTTGCGCGGTGAGCATCGCGCTGCACGACCTGGCCGCCAAACGCCTCGGCGTCCCGCTGTACCGCCTGTGGGGGCTGAACCCGGCCGACGCGCCGACCTCCTCGTTCACCATCGGCATCGACGACACCGCGACCATGCGTGAGAAGACGCGGGAGGCGGTCGACGCGGGCTACTCGACGCTGAAGCTGAAGCTCGGCACCGACCGCGACCGCGAGGTCGTCGAAGCGGTGTGCGAGGAGGCGTCCGACGCGACGCTCCGCGTCGACGCCAACGAGGCGTGGACGCCCAGAGAGACCGCCCGCAAGAGCGAGTGGCTGGCGGATCTGGGCGTGGAGTTCATCGAGCAGCCCCTCCCCGCGAGCGACCCCGCGGGACTGAAGGACGCACACGAGCGCTCCGTGCTGCCGATCGCCGCCGACGAGTCGTGCGTCACGCTCTCCGATATTCCGCGGATCGCCGACCGCTGTGACATCGCGAACCTGAAGCTGATGAAGTGCGGCGGCCTGCTGGAGGCCAAACGGATGATCCACGCCGCCCGCGCACACGGGCTGGAGGTGATGCTCGGCTGCATGGTGGAGTCGAACGCCGCCATCGCCGCCGGCTGTCACCTCGGGCCGCTGCTCGATTACGCGGACCTCGACGGGAGCCTGTTGCTCGCCGAGGACGCGGACCCGTTCGAGGGCGTGGCGATGCCGGAGGGGCGGATCGAACTGGGCGCGGTCGAGCGAAACGGGACCGGCGCGGTCGAGCGGTCGGAGTGA
- a CDS encoding class I SAM-dependent methyltransferase yields the protein MSDHRQENRRLWDEWSDEFQSYWNANTADGDLPPAPSPFDTDRPGGMDPDPLESVDGTDYVELGCGGGQGSVGTARMGADTVVGVDFSREQLRHARRLRDFYGVDARFVQGDAADLPLPDDAFDLASSEAAFQMVPDLDRALAEARRVLREGGVFVLSLPHPLYEALDAETRTLEGNYLDPGPREVTVDESFESTMVLFDRPVAQVYNALREAGFEVTRMREHVNDPIADADPAESDRPDVLWEVPRSVRFRAVAR from the coding sequence GTGAGCGATCACCGACAGGAGAACCGTCGGCTGTGGGACGAGTGGAGCGACGAGTTCCAGTCGTACTGGAACGCGAACACCGCCGACGGCGACCTCCCGCCCGCGCCGTCGCCGTTCGACACGGACCGACCCGGCGGGATGGACCCCGACCCCCTGGAGTCGGTCGACGGGACCGACTACGTCGAACTGGGCTGCGGCGGCGGACAGGGGAGCGTCGGCACCGCCCGCATGGGAGCCGACACCGTCGTCGGCGTCGACTTCTCGCGCGAGCAGCTCCGGCACGCGCGCCGGCTCCGCGACTTCTACGGCGTCGACGCGCGGTTCGTCCAGGGGGACGCGGCCGACCTCCCACTCCCTGACGACGCGTTCGACCTGGCCTCCTCGGAGGCGGCGTTCCAGATGGTCCCCGACCTCGACCGGGCGCTCGCGGAGGCCCGCCGCGTCCTCCGCGAGGGCGGCGTGTTCGTGCTCAGCCTGCCGCACCCGCTGTACGAGGCGCTCGACGCCGAGACGCGGACGCTGGAGGGGAACTACCTCGATCCCGGCCCCCGCGAGGTCACGGTCGACGAATCGTTCGAGTCGACGATGGTCCTGTTCGATCGTCCCGTCGCGCAGGTGTACAACGCGCTCCGCGAGGCCGGCTTCGAGGTGACGCGGATGCGAGAACACGTGAACGACCCGATCGCCGACGCGGACCCGGCCGAGAGCGACCGCCCGGACGTGCTGTGGGAGGTGCCGCGGAGCGTGCGGTTCCGGGCGGTCGCGCGGTGA
- a CDS encoding DUF1611 domain-containing protein gives MPDRVAVLAHEKFPDRSKTANGIIRYADYEVAAVLDRDRPGERVADHLPAVPDAPIVASFADVPDDVDALVIGIAPIGGGFDESWRPDVEAAIEAGCDVISGLHYFLNEDDDLAALAAEHGVDLWDVRRPDPDIGVAEGRAAEVDADVVLTVGTDCSVGKMTATMELVEAAREAGVDACAIPTGQTGIMIEGWGHPVDRVVSDFTAGAVEEMILEKGDNHDLLVVEGQGSIVHPAYSAVTCGILHGAMADRLVLCHATGREAIHGYESFDLPPLPEYVDLYESLATPVHGAEVVAGALNTVDIADDAAAEAAVDDFADAVDAPATDLIRFGTDEVLEAIRG, from the coding sequence ATGCCCGACCGCGTCGCAGTCCTCGCCCACGAGAAGTTTCCCGACCGCTCGAAGACCGCAAACGGGATCATCCGCTACGCCGACTACGAGGTCGCCGCGGTCCTCGACCGCGACCGCCCCGGCGAGCGCGTCGCCGACCACCTCCCGGCCGTTCCGGACGCGCCGATCGTCGCCTCGTTCGCGGACGTGCCCGACGACGTGGACGCGCTCGTCATCGGGATCGCCCCCATCGGCGGCGGCTTCGACGAGTCGTGGCGGCCGGACGTGGAGGCGGCCATCGAGGCCGGCTGCGACGTGATCTCGGGGCTCCACTACTTCCTCAACGAGGACGACGACCTCGCCGCGCTGGCGGCCGAACACGGCGTCGACCTGTGGGACGTGCGCCGCCCGGACCCCGACATCGGCGTCGCCGAGGGCCGCGCGGCCGAGGTCGACGCGGACGTGGTCCTGACGGTTGGCACCGATTGCTCGGTCGGGAAGATGACTGCGACGATGGAACTGGTCGAGGCCGCCCGGGAGGCCGGCGTCGACGCCTGCGCGATCCCCACGGGCCAGACGGGGATCATGATCGAGGGATGGGGGCATCCCGTCGACCGCGTCGTGAGCGACTTCACCGCCGGCGCGGTCGAGGAGATGATCCTCGAGAAGGGCGACAATCACGACCTGCTCGTCGTCGAGGGCCAGGGCAGCATCGTCCACCCCGCGTACTCGGCGGTCACCTGCGGCATCCTCCACGGCGCGATGGCCGACAGGCTGGTCCTCTGTCACGCCACCGGCCGCGAGGCGATCCACGGCTACGAGTCGTTCGACCTCCCGCCCCTGCCGGAGTACGTCGACCTCTACGAGTCGCTCGCAACGCCCGTTCACGGGGCGGAGGTCGTCGCCGGCGCGCTCAACACGGTCGACATCGCCGACGACGCGGCCGCCGAGGCCGCAGTCGACGACTTCGCCGACGCCGTCGACGCGCCGGCGACGGACCTCATTCGGTTCGGGACCGACGAGGTGCTGGAGGCGATCCGCGGATGA
- a CDS encoding succinylglutamate desuccinylase/aspartoacylase family protein, whose product MAGHEAERVTLARLPSGVAIETTVHTYTPEDADAGDGDPGGDDSPTVYVQAAQHGREINGAAVCRRLHDDLVAADLAGTVHVVPVADPLTFDTVSYTTPEAYDSVNPNMNRCWPGDDDGTLHERMAATLWGYAGDADFIVDLHTGSRDMLTHTVYLRGDDDCRRLAEAFGTDLLLAESAGEDADEEWASRNFGGKLRVAATREGIPSITPELAHNKELVDDAIETGVAGTKRALRHAGVLDDRGGVPRWDGVRARNHLGRVTAGESGLFRAAADLAIGDEVVEGKYVGEVYDPTTYEVRQEATADRSGIVYSVAREATVTAGQTLVGIAIRLDDEERGSE is encoded by the coding sequence ATGGCTGGCCACGAAGCCGAGCGCGTGACCCTCGCGCGACTCCCCTCGGGCGTCGCGATCGAGACGACCGTGCACACGTACACGCCCGAGGACGCGGACGCCGGCGACGGCGACCCCGGCGGCGACGACTCCCCGACCGTCTACGTCCAAGCGGCCCAGCACGGCCGGGAGATCAACGGCGCGGCCGTGTGCCGTCGACTGCACGACGACCTCGTCGCCGCCGACCTCGCCGGAACGGTTCACGTCGTCCCCGTCGCCGACCCGCTCACCTTCGACACCGTCTCGTACACCACGCCGGAGGCGTACGACTCGGTGAACCCGAACATGAACCGGTGTTGGCCCGGCGACGACGACGGCACCCTGCACGAGCGCATGGCGGCGACGCTGTGGGGGTACGCCGGCGACGCGGACTTCATCGTCGACCTCCACACCGGCAGCCGGGACATGCTCACTCACACGGTGTACCTCCGGGGCGACGACGACTGCCGCCGGCTCGCGGAGGCGTTCGGGACGGACCTCCTGCTGGCGGAGTCCGCCGGCGAGGACGCCGACGAGGAGTGGGCCAGCCGCAACTTCGGCGGAAAGCTCCGCGTCGCGGCCACGCGGGAGGGGATCCCCTCGATCACCCCGGAGCTGGCCCACAACAAGGAGCTGGTCGACGACGCCATCGAGACCGGCGTCGCGGGCACGAAGCGGGCGCTCCGACACGCGGGCGTGCTCGACGACCGGGGAGGGGTTCCCCGGTGGGACGGCGTTCGCGCGCGAAACCACCTCGGCCGGGTGACCGCCGGCGAGTCGGGACTGTTCCGCGCGGCCGCCGACCTCGCCATCGGCGACGAGGTCGTCGAGGGGAAGTACGTCGGGGAGGTGTACGACCCGACGACCTACGAGGTTCGCCAGGAGGCGACCGCCGACCGCTCGGGGATCGTCTACTCGGTCGCCCGCGAGGCGACCGTCACGGCGGGCCAGACGCTCGTCGGCATCGCGATCCGCCTCGACGACGAGGAGCGCGGGAGCGAGTGA
- a CDS encoding LLM class flavin-dependent oxidoreductase — MSDGIHLNLFTMNSVEHVSPGSWTHPADRSAEYKDREYWTDVARTAERGGFAAVFFADVRGIYDVYGGDRETAIERAVQTPSNDPGYLVPAMAEVTDSLGFAVTKSTTYTHPYQLAREFSTLDHLTDGRVAFNVVTSYLESAARNLGLDERMDKETRYDRADEFMDVCYALWEDSWDDDAVVRDRESGTFSDPAGVHEIDHDGEFFDVPGPHGCEPSPQRSPVIFQAGSSDRGRDFAAANAEAVFCSQPTEPGVREYMEDLRERAADLGRDPDDLAFFPGVVPVVAETEAAAEAKYERLLDTVDVEATLALLSGFLDMDLSELDPDQKIEHIETDAIQGTMNAFTKSDPDREWTVREVAQFSGLGTTSPVVVGTPEQVADELARWHEEVGVDGFNVKEVLRTGSLDDFVDLVVPELRARDLLAEPDPDETLRERLLGDGPRLSASHPARR, encoded by the coding sequence ATGAGCGACGGCATCCACCTCAACCTCTTCACGATGAACTCCGTGGAGCACGTCTCCCCGGGCTCTTGGACGCATCCCGCGGATCGATCCGCCGAGTACAAAGACAGGGAGTACTGGACGGACGTGGCCCGCACCGCCGAGCGCGGCGGCTTCGCGGCCGTCTTCTTCGCGGACGTGCGCGGCATCTACGACGTGTACGGCGGCGACCGCGAGACGGCCATCGAGCGCGCCGTGCAGACCCCGTCGAACGACCCCGGCTACCTCGTGCCCGCGATGGCCGAGGTCACCGACTCGCTCGGGTTCGCGGTCACGAAGTCGACCACCTACACCCACCCGTATCAGCTCGCGCGGGAGTTCTCGACCCTCGACCACCTCACCGACGGCCGCGTCGCGTTCAACGTCGTCACCTCGTATCTCGAGTCCGCCGCCCGGAACCTCGGGCTCGACGAGCGCATGGACAAGGAGACCAGATACGACCGCGCCGACGAGTTCATGGACGTCTGCTACGCGCTGTGGGAGGACTCCTGGGACGACGACGCCGTCGTCCGCGACCGCGAGTCCGGCACCTTCAGCGACCCCGCGGGCGTCCACGAGATCGACCACGACGGCGAGTTTTTCGACGTGCCCGGGCCGCACGGCTGCGAGCCGTCGCCCCAGCGCTCGCCCGTGATCTTCCAGGCCGGATCCTCGGATCGCGGCCGCGACTTCGCCGCCGCCAACGCCGAGGCGGTGTTCTGCTCGCAGCCCACCGAACCCGGCGTCCGCGAGTACATGGAGGACCTGCGCGAGCGCGCGGCCGACCTCGGCCGAGACCCCGACGACCTCGCTTTCTTCCCGGGCGTCGTCCCCGTCGTCGCCGAGACGGAGGCGGCCGCCGAGGCGAAGTACGAGCGCCTCCTCGACACCGTCGACGTGGAGGCGACGCTCGCGCTGCTGTCGGGCTTTCTCGACATGGACCTCTCGGAGTTGGACCCGGACCAGAAGATCGAGCACATCGAGACCGACGCGATCCAGGGGACGATGAACGCGTTCACGAAGTCCGACCCCGACCGCGAGTGGACCGTCCGAGAGGTCGCGCAGTTCTCCGGGCTCGGCACCACCTCGCCCGTGGTCGTCGGCACGCCCGAGCAGGTGGCCGACGAGCTCGCCCGCTGGCACGAGGAGGTCGGCGTCGACGGCTTCAACGTGAAGGAGGTGCTGCGGACGGGGAGCCTCGACGACTTCGTCGACCTCGTCGTCCCCGAGTTGCGCGCGCGGGACCTCCTCGCCGAGCCCGACCCCGACGAGACGCTGCGCGAGCGACTGCTCGGGGACGGCCCGCGCCTGTCCGCGTCGCATCCGGCGCGACGGTAG
- a CDS encoding Lrp/AsnC family transcriptional regulator yields MSSAEGDDAEGVDGGDSDGWRAGLDAVDARLIDDYQSGFPVAERPFRAVADDLGIDEEEALERVTRLRERGVFRRFGAVLNPPVIGSSTLAAVSAPEERFEAVAEIVNGYRQVNHNYRRDHEWNQWFVVTAATRETRDRILAEIEERTGCEVLNLPMLTDYYIDLEFPVWNDDAFAREGVARSATESASSAERSSADHSSGRSPREDGDEPRAALDSTEASATRISEDAAGDLSGLDRRLLVEIQDGFPLSATPYRDVADAVDADVADVLAAVERLLDDGCIKRIGCVVNHVVTGFRNNCMVVWDVPDDRLDEVGERVGELPYVTLCYHRPRRPEQDWPYNLFTMVHGRKAEAVDAKIDELAAEYLPFDHERLYSTATLKQTGAQYEELVGDGA; encoded by the coding sequence ATGAGTAGCGCCGAGGGCGACGACGCCGAGGGAGTCGACGGGGGCGACAGCGACGGCTGGCGCGCGGGACTCGACGCCGTCGACGCGCGGCTGATCGACGACTACCAGAGCGGCTTCCCCGTGGCAGAGCGGCCGTTTCGGGCCGTCGCCGACGACCTCGGGATCGACGAGGAGGAGGCGCTCGAGCGGGTGACGCGCCTGCGCGAGCGCGGCGTCTTCCGCCGGTTCGGGGCGGTGCTCAACCCCCCCGTGATCGGCTCGTCGACGCTGGCGGCCGTCTCGGCCCCCGAGGAGCGATTCGAGGCGGTCGCGGAGATCGTCAACGGCTACCGGCAGGTGAACCACAACTACCGACGCGATCACGAGTGGAACCAGTGGTTCGTCGTCACCGCCGCCACCCGGGAGACGCGCGACCGGATCCTCGCGGAGATCGAGGAGCGAACCGGCTGCGAGGTGCTGAACCTCCCGATGCTGACGGACTACTACATCGACCTGGAGTTCCCGGTGTGGAACGACGACGCCTTCGCTAGAGAGGGCGTGGCGCGCAGCGCCACGGAATCCGCGAGTAGCGCGGAACGGAGTTCCGCGGACCATTCGAGCGGGCGTAGCCCGCGAGAAGACGGTGACGAACCGCGAGCGGCGCTGGACTCGACGGAGGCGAGCGCGACCCGGATCTCCGAGGACGCCGCCGGCGACCTCTCCGGTCTGGACCGTCGGCTCCTCGTCGAGATCCAGGACGGCTTCCCGCTGTCGGCGACGCCGTACCGCGACGTGGCCGACGCCGTCGACGCCGACGTGGCCGACGTGCTCGCGGCCGTCGAGCGCCTGCTCGACGACGGCTGCATCAAGCGGATCGGCTGCGTCGTCAACCACGTCGTCACGGGCTTCCGGAACAACTGCATGGTCGTGTGGGACGTGCCGGACGACCGCCTCGACGAGGTGGGCGAGCGCGTCGGCGAACTGCCGTACGTCACCCTCTGTTACCACCGCCCCCGTCGGCCCGAGCAGGACTGGCCGTACAACCTCTTCACGATGGTCCACGGGCGGAAGGCCGAGGCGGTGGACGCGAAGATCGACGAACTCGCGGCCGAGTACCTCCCCTTCGATCACGAGCGCCTCTACTCGACGGCGACGCTGAAGCAGACCGGGGCGCAGTACGAGGAACTGGTCGGCGACGGGGCGTAG
- a CDS encoding ABC transporter substrate-binding protein: MAETDLIPTRRDVLRTGTAVGIGLLAGCSGDASTGTPTSSATSTNTPTETDSGQSVTMEPVGEVEFEEPPERWVPFTGDYADIGVALGQADGLAGIGIRARYAAHLYEELPGVSVNKEELPQLYQDGVDKEIFYEVDADLHVIDPNFMINRLQWSEGDVEEVVDNVAPFLGNTSFTQVYDWHNYRYYSIYEAFEVLAETFQERARYEAFKTYHDEVVGEVQSRTPEASPDVAVLYPAGIPPESFFPYLVGEGTQSRHWRDLQVNDALAANGVTDAQAGGGRIDFETLLEIDPDVLAIRLQGDVSEEYFDQNIRSHLEDHDVASDLSAVQNDRVIYGGVTYQGPIIHLFQLERAAQGLYPDEFGDEQLFDRERIAEIVTDGE, encoded by the coding sequence ATGGCTGAAACCGACCTCATACCGACGCGACGTGACGTACTCAGAACCGGAACCGCCGTGGGCATCGGTTTGCTCGCCGGCTGTAGCGGGGACGCTTCGACGGGGACCCCGACGAGTTCTGCGACATCGACGAACACACCGACGGAAACCGACTCGGGACAGTCGGTGACCATGGAACCGGTCGGCGAGGTAGAGTTCGAGGAACCGCCCGAGCGCTGGGTCCCGTTCACCGGCGACTACGCGGACATCGGAGTCGCGCTGGGGCAGGCCGACGGGTTGGCGGGCATCGGGATCCGCGCACGGTACGCGGCGCACCTCTACGAGGAACTCCCGGGTGTCTCGGTGAACAAGGAGGAGCTCCCTCAGCTCTACCAGGATGGCGTCGACAAGGAGATCTTCTACGAGGTCGACGCGGATCTGCACGTCATCGACCCGAATTTCATGATCAACAGGCTTCAGTGGAGCGAAGGCGACGTGGAGGAAGTCGTCGACAACGTCGCGCCGTTCCTCGGGAACACGTCGTTCACACAGGTCTACGACTGGCACAACTACCGCTACTATTCGATCTACGAGGCGTTCGAGGTGCTGGCAGAGACGTTCCAAGAGCGGGCTCGCTACGAGGCGTTCAAGACGTACCACGACGAGGTGGTGGGCGAGGTTCAGAGCCGGACTCCCGAGGCGTCGCCAGACGTCGCCGTGCTGTACCCGGCCGGGATACCGCCCGAGTCGTTCTTCCCCTATCTCGTCGGCGAAGGGACCCAGTCGAGACACTGGCGAGACCTGCAAGTCAACGACGCCTTAGCCGCGAACGGGGTCACCGATGCACAGGCCGGGGGCGGACGGATCGACTTCGAGACGCTGCTGGAGATAGACCCCGACGTGCTCGCCATTCGGCTGCAAGGCGATGTCTCCGAGGAGTACTTCGATCAGAACATCCGCTCGCACCTGGAGGACCACGACGTGGCAAGTGACCTGAGCGCCGTTCAGAACGACCGCGTGATCTACGGCGGAGTCACCTACCAGGGACCGATCATCCACCTCTTCCAGTTGGAGCGAGCCGCACAGGGACTGTACCCTGACGAGTTCGGCGACGAACAGCTGTTCGACCGTGAGCGGATTGCGGAGATCGTGACCGATGGGGAATGA
- a CDS encoding FAD-dependent oxidoreductase: MGNERDHDVVVVGGGPTGTGVAVFTARYGFDTAVYDRGNAALARAAYVENYPGFPGGIDTETLTALFHDHLDEVGATLRPDVVDAVERDDEGFRVTPAEGEPVTAQCVVAAAWYDASYLDPLDEDGEMFEVHEHHGEDREQLDRDVPDADGRTHIDGLYVAAPTDSRNAQVAIATGHGAHVARTLLEDHRRDEGLAGEVAPHYDWLRPESEFSGDWGDRERWREWFDNEMGETDLPDDEVATLRERYIDRAFETELSPEEIAARRDRGHRRLVEHLGTDAVLDAIRDEEIQAYLDENSGIGQ, translated from the coding sequence ATGGGGAATGAACGCGACCACGACGTCGTCGTCGTCGGCGGCGGACCCACCGGCACGGGCGTCGCCGTGTTCACCGCTCGCTACGGTTTCGACACGGCCGTCTACGACCGCGGGAACGCCGCCCTCGCCCGCGCGGCCTACGTCGAGAACTACCCCGGGTTCCCCGGTGGTATCGACACCGAGACCCTGACCGCGCTGTTTCACGACCACCTCGACGAAGTCGGTGCGACGCTTCGGCCCGACGTCGTTGACGCAGTTGAACGCGACGACGAAGGGTTCCGGGTTACGCCCGCAGAGGGAGAGCCCGTCACCGCGCAGTGTGTTGTCGCCGCCGCGTGGTACGATGCGTCATATCTCGACCCCCTCGACGAGGACGGTGAGATGTTCGAGGTCCACGAACACCACGGCGAGGACCGCGAGCAACTCGACCGGGACGTGCCGGACGCCGACGGGCGGACGCACATCGACGGGCTCTACGTCGCCGCACCGACGGACAGTCGGAACGCACAGGTGGCGATCGCCACCGGCCACGGTGCGCACGTCGCACGAACGCTGCTCGAAGACCACCGGCGGGACGAGGGGCTCGCTGGCGAGGTCGCGCCGCACTACGACTGGCTCCGCCCGGAGAGCGAGTTCAGCGGCGACTGGGGTGACCGCGAACGCTGGCGGGAGTGGTTCGACAACGAGATGGGCGAGACCGACCTGCCCGACGACGAAGTGGCCACGCTCCGCGAACGGTACATCGACCGGGCGTTCGAGACGGAGCTCTCGCCCGAGGAGATCGCCGCCCGACGCGATCGGGGGCACCGTCGCCTGGTCGAGCATCTCGGCACGGACGCGGTTCTCGATGCGATACGCGACGAGGAAATTCAAGCGTATTTGGACGAGAACTCCGGAATCGGGCAGTAG
- a CDS encoding anthranilate phosphoribosyltransferase, producing the protein MAKATSEADETFGEWPLKRLMTEVCGSGPKSADDMTRDQASEAMRRIFAGEPDRTTLGAFWLANRWKRNNPEELAAYVDEMCARVEYAEPDADPVDCGANYDGKGETAILGAAAGVVAAGAGTPVVVHSGDRVPTQKQDAYKHVLDELGIATELTPRDSAEMVDETGFGFYYQPAFNPAVDDLFERRDMMGVRSFVNTIETLANPAGASTHLGSFYHLAFAKKVVDTFVESEFHDLDRVIMFQGMEGYDDIRPGYTKVAEWNAGGGADGEAGSESDEFVDYEIETPEYGMDFEEADLEVDDVAVDSATLTEEVVAGERDDHWVDAVALNAAFRIYAGGDADSVEEGLELAHEAIDDGSAAAVLEDLREF; encoded by the coding sequence ATGGCGAAGGCGACCTCCGAGGCGGACGAGACGTTCGGCGAGTGGCCGCTCAAGCGGCTCATGACCGAGGTGTGCGGCTCCGGCCCGAAGTCGGCCGACGACATGACCCGCGACCAGGCGAGCGAGGCGATGCGTCGGATCTTCGCGGGCGAGCCGGACCGCACCACGCTGGGGGCGTTCTGGCTCGCGAACCGCTGGAAGCGCAACAACCCCGAGGAGCTGGCGGCGTACGTCGACGAGATGTGCGCGCGCGTCGAGTACGCCGAGCCAGACGCCGACCCCGTCGACTGCGGGGCGAACTACGACGGCAAGGGCGAGACGGCGATCCTCGGTGCGGCCGCGGGCGTCGTCGCCGCCGGCGCTGGCACGCCCGTGGTCGTCCACTCGGGCGACCGCGTTCCCACGCAGAAGCAGGACGCCTACAAGCACGTGCTCGACGAGTTGGGGATCGCGACCGAGCTGACGCCGCGCGACTCCGCGGAGATGGTCGACGAGACGGGCTTCGGCTTCTACTACCAGCCGGCGTTCAATCCCGCGGTCGACGACCTGTTCGAGCGCCGCGACATGATGGGCGTGCGCTCGTTCGTCAACACGATCGAGACGCTGGCGAACCCCGCGGGCGCGTCGACGCACCTCGGCTCGTTCTACCACCTCGCGTTCGCGAAGAAGGTCGTCGACACGTTCGTCGAGAGCGAGTTCCACGACCTCGACCGCGTCATCATGTTCCAGGGGATGGAGGGGTACGACGACATCCGACCCGGCTACACGAAAGTCGCTGAATGGAACGCGGGGGGCGGCGCGGACGGCGAGGCCGGCAGCGAGAGCGACGAGTTCGTCGACTACGAGATCGAGACGCCCGAGTACGGCATGGACTTCGAGGAGGCCGATCTCGAGGTGGACGACGTGGCCGTCGACTCCGCGACGCTCACGGAGGAGGTCGTCGCCGGCGAGCGCGACGACCACTGGGTCGACGCTGTGGCGCTCAACGCGGCGTTCCGGATCTACGCCGGCGGCGACGCCGACAGCGTCGAGGAGGGACTCGAACTCGCGCACGAGGCGATCGACGACGGCTCCGCGGCGGCCGTCCTCGAGGACCTCCGCGAGTTCTGA